A region from the Salvelinus sp. IW2-2015 linkage group LG19, ASM291031v2, whole genome shotgun sequence genome encodes:
- the ss18 gene encoding protein SSXT isoform X2 — translation MSVAFAPHRQRGKGDITPAGIQKLLDENNQLIQCIMDFQSKGKTAECSQYQQMLHRNLVYLATIADSNQNMQSLLPACDSPTPPEVKLEPPTQNMPMGPGGMNQSGAPGPQPPHGHNMPSEGMVSGGPTAPHMQNQMNGQMPGPNHMPMQGPGPGPNQPPNMPGSGAMNMPPSSHGSMGGYNHAVPSSQGMPAQGQMNMPQGQGPMGNYGPRPNMNMQPNQGPMMHQQPPSQQYNMPPGGGGQHYQGQQNPMGMMGQVNPGNHVMGQRPMPPYRPPQQGPPQQYPGQEDYYGDQYSHAGQGASEERDPAANQQSPYEKDHGNAQYGQQQEAYQQGPPQQQGYPPQQQYPGQQGYPGQQQGYGPSQGAPGQYPQGYPQGQGQQYGAYRGPQPGPPQAQQQRPYPGYDQGQYGNYQQ, via the exons ATGTCGGTGGCGTTTGCACCTCACAGACAACGTGGAAAGGGTGATATAACACCCGCTGGAATTCAAAAG TTACTGGATGAGAACAATCAGCTGATTCAATGTATAATGGATTTCCAGAGCAAAGGAAAGACCGCAGAATGTTCACA GTACCAACAAATGCTCCACAGAAATTTGGTTTACCTGGCCACGATAGCAGACTCCAATCAGAACATGCAGTCTCTGCTCCCTGCT TGTGACTCCCCTACTCCTCCAGAGGTAAAGCTTGAA CCACCCACTCAGAACATGCCCATGGGCCCTGGTGGGATGAATCAGAGTGGAGCGCCTGGCCCCCAGCCCCCCCACGGACACAACATGCCCTCGGAGGGCATGGTCAGCGGCGGCCCCACTGCCCCACACATGCAGAACCAGATGAACGGACAGATGCCTG GGCCCAATCACATGCCCATGCAGGGCCCCGGGCCTGGCCCCAACCAGCCTCCCAACATGCCCGGCAGTGGCGCCATGAACATGCCCCCCAGCAGCCACGGCTCCATGGGCGGCTACAACCACGCTGTGCCCTCGTCTCAGGGCATGCCTGCTCAGGGCCAGATGAACATGCCCCAGGGACAGGGACCCATGGGCAACTACGGCCCCCGGCCCAACATGAACATGCAGCCTAACCAAG GCCCCATGATGCACCAGCAGCCTCCCTCCCAGCAGTACAACATGCCCCCTGGGGGTGGTGGGCAGCACTACCAGGGCCAGCAGAATCCCATGGGCATGATGGGTCAGGTCAACCCAGGCAACCATGTCATGGGGCAGAGGCCCATGCCCCCTTACAGACCCCCACAGCAAG gaccCCCTCAGCAGTACCCAGGGCAGGAAGACTACTATGGGGACCAGTACAGTCACGCAGGACAGGGAGCTTCAGAAG AGCGAGACCCAGCAGCCAACCAACAGTCCCCCTATGAAAAAGATCATG GAAATGCCCAGTATGGCCAGCAGCAGGAGGCCTACCAGCAAGGTCCTCCTCAACAGCAGGGCTACCCCCCACAGCAGCAGTACCCCGGACAGCAGGGCTATCCTGGACAGCAACAGGGTTATG GTCCATCCCAGGGAGCTCCAGGCCAGTACCCCCAAGGTTACCCCCAGGGCCAGGGGCAGCAGTACGGGGCCTACCGGGGCCCCCAGCCCGGCCCCCCTCAGGCCCAGCAACAACGCCCATACCCAGGCTACGACCAG GGTCAATATGGAAATTACCAGCAATGA
- the ss18 gene encoding protein SSXT isoform X9 — protein sequence MSVAFAPHRQRGKGDITPAGIQKLLDENNQLIQCIMDFQSKGKTAECSQYQQMLHRNLVYLATIADSNQNMQSLLPAPPTQNMPMGPGGMNQSGAPGPQPPHGHNMPSEGMVSGGPTAPHMQNQMNGQMPGPNHMPMQGPGPGPNQPPNMPGSGAMNMPPSSHGSMGGYNHAVPSSQGMPAQGQMNMPQGQGPMGNYGPRPNMNMQPNQGPMMHQQPPSQQYNMPPGGGGQHYQGQQNPMGMMGQVNPGNHVMGQRPMPPYRPPQQGNAQYGQQQEAYQQGPPQQQGYPPQQQYPGQQGYPGQQQGYGPSQGAPGQYPQGYPQGQGQQYGAYRGPQPGPPQAQQQRPYPGYDQGQYGNYQQ from the exons ATGTCGGTGGCGTTTGCACCTCACAGACAACGTGGAAAGGGTGATATAACACCCGCTGGAATTCAAAAG TTACTGGATGAGAACAATCAGCTGATTCAATGTATAATGGATTTCCAGAGCAAAGGAAAGACCGCAGAATGTTCACA GTACCAACAAATGCTCCACAGAAATTTGGTTTACCTGGCCACGATAGCAGACTCCAATCAGAACATGCAGTCTCTGCTCCCTGCT CCACCCACTCAGAACATGCCCATGGGCCCTGGTGGGATGAATCAGAGTGGAGCGCCTGGCCCCCAGCCCCCCCACGGACACAACATGCCCTCGGAGGGCATGGTCAGCGGCGGCCCCACTGCCCCACACATGCAGAACCAGATGAACGGACAGATGCCTG GGCCCAATCACATGCCCATGCAGGGCCCCGGGCCTGGCCCCAACCAGCCTCCCAACATGCCCGGCAGTGGCGCCATGAACATGCCCCCCAGCAGCCACGGCTCCATGGGCGGCTACAACCACGCTGTGCCCTCGTCTCAGGGCATGCCTGCTCAGGGCCAGATGAACATGCCCCAGGGACAGGGACCCATGGGCAACTACGGCCCCCGGCCCAACATGAACATGCAGCCTAACCAAG GCCCCATGATGCACCAGCAGCCTCCCTCCCAGCAGTACAACATGCCCCCTGGGGGTGGTGGGCAGCACTACCAGGGCCAGCAGAATCCCATGGGCATGATGGGTCAGGTCAACCCAGGCAACCATGTCATGGGGCAGAGGCCCATGCCCCCTTACAGACCCCCACAGCAAG GAAATGCCCAGTATGGCCAGCAGCAGGAGGCCTACCAGCAAGGTCCTCCTCAACAGCAGGGCTACCCCCCACAGCAGCAGTACCCCGGACAGCAGGGCTATCCTGGACAGCAACAGGGTTATG GTCCATCCCAGGGAGCTCCAGGCCAGTACCCCCAAGGTTACCCCCAGGGCCAGGGGCAGCAGTACGGGGCCTACCGGGGCCCCCAGCCCGGCCCCCCTCAGGCCCAGCAACAACGCCCATACCCAGGCTACGACCAG GGTCAATATGGAAATTACCAGCAATGA
- the ss18 gene encoding protein SSXT isoform X5 yields MLLDENNQLIQCIMDFQSKGKTAECSQYQQMLHRNLVYLATIADSNQNMQSLLPAKCDSPTPPEVKLEPPTQNMPMGPGGMNQSGAPGPQPPHGHNMPSEGMVSGGPTAPHMQNQMNGQMPGPNHMPMQGPGPGPNQPPNMPGSGAMNMPPSSHGSMGGYNHAVPSSQGMPAQGQMNMPQGQGPMGNYGPRPNMNMQPNQGPMMHQQPPSQQYNMPPGGGGQHYQGQQNPMGMMGQVNPGNHVMGQRPMPPYRPPQQGPPQQYPGQEDYYGDQYSHAGQGASEERDPAANQQSPYEKDHGNAQYGQQQEAYQQGPPQQQGYPPQQQYPGQQGYPGQQQGYGPSQGAPGQYPQGYPQGQGQQYGAYRGPQPGPPQAQQQRPYPGYDQGQYGNYQQ; encoded by the exons ATG TTACTGGATGAGAACAATCAGCTGATTCAATGTATAATGGATTTCCAGAGCAAAGGAAAGACCGCAGAATGTTCACA GTACCAACAAATGCTCCACAGAAATTTGGTTTACCTGGCCACGATAGCAGACTCCAATCAGAACATGCAGTCTCTGCTCCCTGCT AAGTGTGACTCCCCTACTCCTCCAGAGGTAAAGCTTGAA CCACCCACTCAGAACATGCCCATGGGCCCTGGTGGGATGAATCAGAGTGGAGCGCCTGGCCCCCAGCCCCCCCACGGACACAACATGCCCTCGGAGGGCATGGTCAGCGGCGGCCCCACTGCCCCACACATGCAGAACCAGATGAACGGACAGATGCCTG GGCCCAATCACATGCCCATGCAGGGCCCCGGGCCTGGCCCCAACCAGCCTCCCAACATGCCCGGCAGTGGCGCCATGAACATGCCCCCCAGCAGCCACGGCTCCATGGGCGGCTACAACCACGCTGTGCCCTCGTCTCAGGGCATGCCTGCTCAGGGCCAGATGAACATGCCCCAGGGACAGGGACCCATGGGCAACTACGGCCCCCGGCCCAACATGAACATGCAGCCTAACCAAG GCCCCATGATGCACCAGCAGCCTCCCTCCCAGCAGTACAACATGCCCCCTGGGGGTGGTGGGCAGCACTACCAGGGCCAGCAGAATCCCATGGGCATGATGGGTCAGGTCAACCCAGGCAACCATGTCATGGGGCAGAGGCCCATGCCCCCTTACAGACCCCCACAGCAAG gaccCCCTCAGCAGTACCCAGGGCAGGAAGACTACTATGGGGACCAGTACAGTCACGCAGGACAGGGAGCTTCAGAAG AGCGAGACCCAGCAGCCAACCAACAGTCCCCCTATGAAAAAGATCATG GAAATGCCCAGTATGGCCAGCAGCAGGAGGCCTACCAGCAAGGTCCTCCTCAACAGCAGGGCTACCCCCCACAGCAGCAGTACCCCGGACAGCAGGGCTATCCTGGACAGCAACAGGGTTATG GTCCATCCCAGGGAGCTCCAGGCCAGTACCCCCAAGGTTACCCCCAGGGCCAGGGGCAGCAGTACGGGGCCTACCGGGGCCCCCAGCCCGGCCCCCCTCAGGCCCAGCAACAACGCCCATACCCAGGCTACGACCAG GGTCAATATGGAAATTACCAGCAATGA
- the ss18 gene encoding protein SSXT isoform X3 produces the protein MSVAFAPHRQRGKGDITPAGIQKLLDENNQLIQCIMDFQSKGKTAECSQYQQMLHRNLVYLATIADSNQNMQSLLPAKCDSPTPPEVKLEPPTQNMPMGPGGMNQSGAPGPQPPHGHNMPSEGMVSGGPTAPHMQNQMNGQMPGPNHMPMQGPGPGPNQPPNMPGSGAMNMPPSSHGSMGGYNHAVPSSQGMPAQGQMNMPQGQGPMGNYGPRPNMNMQPNQGPMMHQQPPSQQYNMPPGGGGQHYQGQQNPMGMMGQVNPGNHVMGQRPMPPYRPPQQGPPQQYPGQEDYYGDQYSHAGQGASEERDPAANQQSPYEKDHGNAQYGQQQEAYQQGPPQQQGYPPQQQYPGQQGYPGQQQGYGPSQGAPGQYPQGYPQGQGQQYGAYRGPQPGPPQAQQQRPYPGYDQGHMRK, from the exons ATGTCGGTGGCGTTTGCACCTCACAGACAACGTGGAAAGGGTGATATAACACCCGCTGGAATTCAAAAG TTACTGGATGAGAACAATCAGCTGATTCAATGTATAATGGATTTCCAGAGCAAAGGAAAGACCGCAGAATGTTCACA GTACCAACAAATGCTCCACAGAAATTTGGTTTACCTGGCCACGATAGCAGACTCCAATCAGAACATGCAGTCTCTGCTCCCTGCT AAGTGTGACTCCCCTACTCCTCCAGAGGTAAAGCTTGAA CCACCCACTCAGAACATGCCCATGGGCCCTGGTGGGATGAATCAGAGTGGAGCGCCTGGCCCCCAGCCCCCCCACGGACACAACATGCCCTCGGAGGGCATGGTCAGCGGCGGCCCCACTGCCCCACACATGCAGAACCAGATGAACGGACAGATGCCTG GGCCCAATCACATGCCCATGCAGGGCCCCGGGCCTGGCCCCAACCAGCCTCCCAACATGCCCGGCAGTGGCGCCATGAACATGCCCCCCAGCAGCCACGGCTCCATGGGCGGCTACAACCACGCTGTGCCCTCGTCTCAGGGCATGCCTGCTCAGGGCCAGATGAACATGCCCCAGGGACAGGGACCCATGGGCAACTACGGCCCCCGGCCCAACATGAACATGCAGCCTAACCAAG GCCCCATGATGCACCAGCAGCCTCCCTCCCAGCAGTACAACATGCCCCCTGGGGGTGGTGGGCAGCACTACCAGGGCCAGCAGAATCCCATGGGCATGATGGGTCAGGTCAACCCAGGCAACCATGTCATGGGGCAGAGGCCCATGCCCCCTTACAGACCCCCACAGCAAG gaccCCCTCAGCAGTACCCAGGGCAGGAAGACTACTATGGGGACCAGTACAGTCACGCAGGACAGGGAGCTTCAGAAG AGCGAGACCCAGCAGCCAACCAACAGTCCCCCTATGAAAAAGATCATG GAAATGCCCAGTATGGCCAGCAGCAGGAGGCCTACCAGCAAGGTCCTCCTCAACAGCAGGGCTACCCCCCACAGCAGCAGTACCCCGGACAGCAGGGCTATCCTGGACAGCAACAGGGTTATG GTCCATCCCAGGGAGCTCCAGGCCAGTACCCCCAAGGTTACCCCCAGGGCCAGGGGCAGCAGTACGGGGCCTACCGGGGCCCCCAGCCCGGCCCCCCTCAGGCCCAGCAACAACGCCCATACCCAGGCTACGACCAG GGACACATGAGGAAATAA
- the ss18 gene encoding protein SSXT isoform X6: MSVAFAPHRQRGKGDITPAGIQKLLDENNQLIQCIMDFQSKGKTAECSQYQQMLHRNLVYLATIADSNQNMQSLLPAKCDSPTPPEVKLEPPTQNMPMGPGGMNQSGAPGPQPPHGHNMPSEGMVSGGPTAPHMQNQMNGQMPGPNHMPMQGPGPGPNQPPNMPGSGAMNMPPSSHGSMGGYNHAVPSSQGMPAQGQMNMPQGQGPMGNYGPRPNMNMQPNQGPMMHQQPPSQQYNMPPGGGGQHYQGQQNPMGMMGQVNPGNHVMGQRPMPPYRPPQQERDPAANQQSPYEKDHGNAQYGQQQEAYQQGPPQQQGYPPQQQYPGQQGYPGQQQGYGPSQGAPGQYPQGYPQGQGQQYGAYRGPQPGPPQAQQQRPYPGYDQGQYGNYQQ; encoded by the exons ATGTCGGTGGCGTTTGCACCTCACAGACAACGTGGAAAGGGTGATATAACACCCGCTGGAATTCAAAAG TTACTGGATGAGAACAATCAGCTGATTCAATGTATAATGGATTTCCAGAGCAAAGGAAAGACCGCAGAATGTTCACA GTACCAACAAATGCTCCACAGAAATTTGGTTTACCTGGCCACGATAGCAGACTCCAATCAGAACATGCAGTCTCTGCTCCCTGCT AAGTGTGACTCCCCTACTCCTCCAGAGGTAAAGCTTGAA CCACCCACTCAGAACATGCCCATGGGCCCTGGTGGGATGAATCAGAGTGGAGCGCCTGGCCCCCAGCCCCCCCACGGACACAACATGCCCTCGGAGGGCATGGTCAGCGGCGGCCCCACTGCCCCACACATGCAGAACCAGATGAACGGACAGATGCCTG GGCCCAATCACATGCCCATGCAGGGCCCCGGGCCTGGCCCCAACCAGCCTCCCAACATGCCCGGCAGTGGCGCCATGAACATGCCCCCCAGCAGCCACGGCTCCATGGGCGGCTACAACCACGCTGTGCCCTCGTCTCAGGGCATGCCTGCTCAGGGCCAGATGAACATGCCCCAGGGACAGGGACCCATGGGCAACTACGGCCCCCGGCCCAACATGAACATGCAGCCTAACCAAG GCCCCATGATGCACCAGCAGCCTCCCTCCCAGCAGTACAACATGCCCCCTGGGGGTGGTGGGCAGCACTACCAGGGCCAGCAGAATCCCATGGGCATGATGGGTCAGGTCAACCCAGGCAACCATGTCATGGGGCAGAGGCCCATGCCCCCTTACAGACCCCCACAGCAAG AGCGAGACCCAGCAGCCAACCAACAGTCCCCCTATGAAAAAGATCATG GAAATGCCCAGTATGGCCAGCAGCAGGAGGCCTACCAGCAAGGTCCTCCTCAACAGCAGGGCTACCCCCCACAGCAGCAGTACCCCGGACAGCAGGGCTATCCTGGACAGCAACAGGGTTATG GTCCATCCCAGGGAGCTCCAGGCCAGTACCCCCAAGGTTACCCCCAGGGCCAGGGGCAGCAGTACGGGGCCTACCGGGGCCCCCAGCCCGGCCCCCCTCAGGCCCAGCAACAACGCCCATACCCAGGCTACGACCAG GGTCAATATGGAAATTACCAGCAATGA
- the ss18 gene encoding protein SSXT isoform X4, whose protein sequence is MSVAFAPHRQRGKGDITPAGIQKLLDENNQLIQCIMDFQSKGKTAECSQYQQMLHRNLVYLATIADSNQNMQSLLPAPPTQNMPMGPGGMNQSGAPGPQPPHGHNMPSEGMVSGGPTAPHMQNQMNGQMPGPNHMPMQGPGPGPNQPPNMPGSGAMNMPPSSHGSMGGYNHAVPSSQGMPAQGQMNMPQGQGPMGNYGPRPNMNMQPNQGPMMHQQPPSQQYNMPPGGGGQHYQGQQNPMGMMGQVNPGNHVMGQRPMPPYRPPQQGPPQQYPGQEDYYGDQYSHAGQGASEERDPAANQQSPYEKDHGNAQYGQQQEAYQQGPPQQQGYPPQQQYPGQQGYPGQQQGYGPSQGAPGQYPQGYPQGQGQQYGAYRGPQPGPPQAQQQRPYPGYDQGQYGNYQQ, encoded by the exons ATGTCGGTGGCGTTTGCACCTCACAGACAACGTGGAAAGGGTGATATAACACCCGCTGGAATTCAAAAG TTACTGGATGAGAACAATCAGCTGATTCAATGTATAATGGATTTCCAGAGCAAAGGAAAGACCGCAGAATGTTCACA GTACCAACAAATGCTCCACAGAAATTTGGTTTACCTGGCCACGATAGCAGACTCCAATCAGAACATGCAGTCTCTGCTCCCTGCT CCACCCACTCAGAACATGCCCATGGGCCCTGGTGGGATGAATCAGAGTGGAGCGCCTGGCCCCCAGCCCCCCCACGGACACAACATGCCCTCGGAGGGCATGGTCAGCGGCGGCCCCACTGCCCCACACATGCAGAACCAGATGAACGGACAGATGCCTG GGCCCAATCACATGCCCATGCAGGGCCCCGGGCCTGGCCCCAACCAGCCTCCCAACATGCCCGGCAGTGGCGCCATGAACATGCCCCCCAGCAGCCACGGCTCCATGGGCGGCTACAACCACGCTGTGCCCTCGTCTCAGGGCATGCCTGCTCAGGGCCAGATGAACATGCCCCAGGGACAGGGACCCATGGGCAACTACGGCCCCCGGCCCAACATGAACATGCAGCCTAACCAAG GCCCCATGATGCACCAGCAGCCTCCCTCCCAGCAGTACAACATGCCCCCTGGGGGTGGTGGGCAGCACTACCAGGGCCAGCAGAATCCCATGGGCATGATGGGTCAGGTCAACCCAGGCAACCATGTCATGGGGCAGAGGCCCATGCCCCCTTACAGACCCCCACAGCAAG gaccCCCTCAGCAGTACCCAGGGCAGGAAGACTACTATGGGGACCAGTACAGTCACGCAGGACAGGGAGCTTCAGAAG AGCGAGACCCAGCAGCCAACCAACAGTCCCCCTATGAAAAAGATCATG GAAATGCCCAGTATGGCCAGCAGCAGGAGGCCTACCAGCAAGGTCCTCCTCAACAGCAGGGCTACCCCCCACAGCAGCAGTACCCCGGACAGCAGGGCTATCCTGGACAGCAACAGGGTTATG GTCCATCCCAGGGAGCTCCAGGCCAGTACCCCCAAGGTTACCCCCAGGGCCAGGGGCAGCAGTACGGGGCCTACCGGGGCCCCCAGCCCGGCCCCCCTCAGGCCCAGCAACAACGCCCATACCCAGGCTACGACCAG GGTCAATATGGAAATTACCAGCAATGA
- the ss18 gene encoding protein SSXT isoform X1 produces MSVAFAPHRQRGKGDITPAGIQKLLDENNQLIQCIMDFQSKGKTAECSQYQQMLHRNLVYLATIADSNQNMQSLLPAKCDSPTPPEVKLEPPTQNMPMGPGGMNQSGAPGPQPPHGHNMPSEGMVSGGPTAPHMQNQMNGQMPGPNHMPMQGPGPGPNQPPNMPGSGAMNMPPSSHGSMGGYNHAVPSSQGMPAQGQMNMPQGQGPMGNYGPRPNMNMQPNQGPMMHQQPPSQQYNMPPGGGGQHYQGQQNPMGMMGQVNPGNHVMGQRPMPPYRPPQQGPPQQYPGQEDYYGDQYSHAGQGASEERDPAANQQSPYEKDHGNAQYGQQQEAYQQGPPQQQGYPPQQQYPGQQGYPGQQQGYGPSQGAPGQYPQGYPQGQGQQYGAYRGPQPGPPQAQQQRPYPGYDQGQYGNYQQ; encoded by the exons ATGTCGGTGGCGTTTGCACCTCACAGACAACGTGGAAAGGGTGATATAACACCCGCTGGAATTCAAAAG TTACTGGATGAGAACAATCAGCTGATTCAATGTATAATGGATTTCCAGAGCAAAGGAAAGACCGCAGAATGTTCACA GTACCAACAAATGCTCCACAGAAATTTGGTTTACCTGGCCACGATAGCAGACTCCAATCAGAACATGCAGTCTCTGCTCCCTGCT AAGTGTGACTCCCCTACTCCTCCAGAGGTAAAGCTTGAA CCACCCACTCAGAACATGCCCATGGGCCCTGGTGGGATGAATCAGAGTGGAGCGCCTGGCCCCCAGCCCCCCCACGGACACAACATGCCCTCGGAGGGCATGGTCAGCGGCGGCCCCACTGCCCCACACATGCAGAACCAGATGAACGGACAGATGCCTG GGCCCAATCACATGCCCATGCAGGGCCCCGGGCCTGGCCCCAACCAGCCTCCCAACATGCCCGGCAGTGGCGCCATGAACATGCCCCCCAGCAGCCACGGCTCCATGGGCGGCTACAACCACGCTGTGCCCTCGTCTCAGGGCATGCCTGCTCAGGGCCAGATGAACATGCCCCAGGGACAGGGACCCATGGGCAACTACGGCCCCCGGCCCAACATGAACATGCAGCCTAACCAAG GCCCCATGATGCACCAGCAGCCTCCCTCCCAGCAGTACAACATGCCCCCTGGGGGTGGTGGGCAGCACTACCAGGGCCAGCAGAATCCCATGGGCATGATGGGTCAGGTCAACCCAGGCAACCATGTCATGGGGCAGAGGCCCATGCCCCCTTACAGACCCCCACAGCAAG gaccCCCTCAGCAGTACCCAGGGCAGGAAGACTACTATGGGGACCAGTACAGTCACGCAGGACAGGGAGCTTCAGAAG AGCGAGACCCAGCAGCCAACCAACAGTCCCCCTATGAAAAAGATCATG GAAATGCCCAGTATGGCCAGCAGCAGGAGGCCTACCAGCAAGGTCCTCCTCAACAGCAGGGCTACCCCCCACAGCAGCAGTACCCCGGACAGCAGGGCTATCCTGGACAGCAACAGGGTTATG GTCCATCCCAGGGAGCTCCAGGCCAGTACCCCCAAGGTTACCCCCAGGGCCAGGGGCAGCAGTACGGGGCCTACCGGGGCCCCCAGCCCGGCCCCCCTCAGGCCCAGCAACAACGCCCATACCCAGGCTACGACCAG GGTCAATATGGAAATTACCAGCAATGA
- the ss18 gene encoding protein SSXT isoform X8: MSVAFAPHRQRGKGDITPAGIQKLLDENNQLIQCIMDFQSKGKTAECSQYQQMLHRNLVYLATIADSNQNMQSLLPAKCDSPTPPEVKLEPPTQNMPMGPGGMNQSGAPGPQPPHGHNMPSEGMVSGGPTAPHMQNQMNGQMPGPNHMPMQGPGPGPNQPPNMPGSGAMNMPPSSHGSMGGYNHAVPSSQGMPAQGQMNMPQGQGPMGNYGPRPNMNMQPNQGPMMHQQPPSQQYNMPPGGGGQHYQGQQNPMGMMGQVNPGNHVMGQRPMPPYRPPQQGNAQYGQQQEAYQQGPPQQQGYPPQQQYPGQQGYPGQQQGYGPSQGAPGQYPQGYPQGQGQQYGAYRGPQPGPPQAQQQRPYPGYDQGQYGNYQQ; this comes from the exons ATGTCGGTGGCGTTTGCACCTCACAGACAACGTGGAAAGGGTGATATAACACCCGCTGGAATTCAAAAG TTACTGGATGAGAACAATCAGCTGATTCAATGTATAATGGATTTCCAGAGCAAAGGAAAGACCGCAGAATGTTCACA GTACCAACAAATGCTCCACAGAAATTTGGTTTACCTGGCCACGATAGCAGACTCCAATCAGAACATGCAGTCTCTGCTCCCTGCT AAGTGTGACTCCCCTACTCCTCCAGAGGTAAAGCTTGAA CCACCCACTCAGAACATGCCCATGGGCCCTGGTGGGATGAATCAGAGTGGAGCGCCTGGCCCCCAGCCCCCCCACGGACACAACATGCCCTCGGAGGGCATGGTCAGCGGCGGCCCCACTGCCCCACACATGCAGAACCAGATGAACGGACAGATGCCTG GGCCCAATCACATGCCCATGCAGGGCCCCGGGCCTGGCCCCAACCAGCCTCCCAACATGCCCGGCAGTGGCGCCATGAACATGCCCCCCAGCAGCCACGGCTCCATGGGCGGCTACAACCACGCTGTGCCCTCGTCTCAGGGCATGCCTGCTCAGGGCCAGATGAACATGCCCCAGGGACAGGGACCCATGGGCAACTACGGCCCCCGGCCCAACATGAACATGCAGCCTAACCAAG GCCCCATGATGCACCAGCAGCCTCCCTCCCAGCAGTACAACATGCCCCCTGGGGGTGGTGGGCAGCACTACCAGGGCCAGCAGAATCCCATGGGCATGATGGGTCAGGTCAACCCAGGCAACCATGTCATGGGGCAGAGGCCCATGCCCCCTTACAGACCCCCACAGCAAG GAAATGCCCAGTATGGCCAGCAGCAGGAGGCCTACCAGCAAGGTCCTCCTCAACAGCAGGGCTACCCCCCACAGCAGCAGTACCCCGGACAGCAGGGCTATCCTGGACAGCAACAGGGTTATG GTCCATCCCAGGGAGCTCCAGGCCAGTACCCCCAAGGTTACCCCCAGGGCCAGGGGCAGCAGTACGGGGCCTACCGGGGCCCCCAGCCCGGCCCCCCTCAGGCCCAGCAACAACGCCCATACCCAGGCTACGACCAG GGTCAATATGGAAATTACCAGCAATGA
- the ss18 gene encoding protein SSXT isoform X7: protein MDFQSKGKTAECSQYQQMLHRNLVYLATIADSNQNMQSLLPAKCDSPTPPEVKLEPPTQNMPMGPGGMNQSGAPGPQPPHGHNMPSEGMVSGGPTAPHMQNQMNGQMPGPNHMPMQGPGPGPNQPPNMPGSGAMNMPPSSHGSMGGYNHAVPSSQGMPAQGQMNMPQGQGPMGNYGPRPNMNMQPNQGPMMHQQPPSQQYNMPPGGGGQHYQGQQNPMGMMGQVNPGNHVMGQRPMPPYRPPQQGPPQQYPGQEDYYGDQYSHAGQGASEERDPAANQQSPYEKDHGNAQYGQQQEAYQQGPPQQQGYPPQQQYPGQQGYPGQQQGYGPSQGAPGQYPQGYPQGQGQQYGAYRGPQPGPPQAQQQRPYPGYDQGQYGNYQQ, encoded by the exons ATGGATTTCCAGAGCAAAGGAAAGACCGCAGAATGTTCACA GTACCAACAAATGCTCCACAGAAATTTGGTTTACCTGGCCACGATAGCAGACTCCAATCAGAACATGCAGTCTCTGCTCCCTGCT AAGTGTGACTCCCCTACTCCTCCAGAGGTAAAGCTTGAA CCACCCACTCAGAACATGCCCATGGGCCCTGGTGGGATGAATCAGAGTGGAGCGCCTGGCCCCCAGCCCCCCCACGGACACAACATGCCCTCGGAGGGCATGGTCAGCGGCGGCCCCACTGCCCCACACATGCAGAACCAGATGAACGGACAGATGCCTG GGCCCAATCACATGCCCATGCAGGGCCCCGGGCCTGGCCCCAACCAGCCTCCCAACATGCCCGGCAGTGGCGCCATGAACATGCCCCCCAGCAGCCACGGCTCCATGGGCGGCTACAACCACGCTGTGCCCTCGTCTCAGGGCATGCCTGCTCAGGGCCAGATGAACATGCCCCAGGGACAGGGACCCATGGGCAACTACGGCCCCCGGCCCAACATGAACATGCAGCCTAACCAAG GCCCCATGATGCACCAGCAGCCTCCCTCCCAGCAGTACAACATGCCCCCTGGGGGTGGTGGGCAGCACTACCAGGGCCAGCAGAATCCCATGGGCATGATGGGTCAGGTCAACCCAGGCAACCATGTCATGGGGCAGAGGCCCATGCCCCCTTACAGACCCCCACAGCAAG gaccCCCTCAGCAGTACCCAGGGCAGGAAGACTACTATGGGGACCAGTACAGTCACGCAGGACAGGGAGCTTCAGAAG AGCGAGACCCAGCAGCCAACCAACAGTCCCCCTATGAAAAAGATCATG GAAATGCCCAGTATGGCCAGCAGCAGGAGGCCTACCAGCAAGGTCCTCCTCAACAGCAGGGCTACCCCCCACAGCAGCAGTACCCCGGACAGCAGGGCTATCCTGGACAGCAACAGGGTTATG GTCCATCCCAGGGAGCTCCAGGCCAGTACCCCCAAGGTTACCCCCAGGGCCAGGGGCAGCAGTACGGGGCCTACCGGGGCCCCCAGCCCGGCCCCCCTCAGGCCCAGCAACAACGCCCATACCCAGGCTACGACCAG GGTCAATATGGAAATTACCAGCAATGA